The sequence below is a genomic window from Rhinopithecus roxellana isolate Shanxi Qingling chromosome 19, ASM756505v1, whole genome shotgun sequence.
cctgttggccaggctagtctcgaactcctgaccttaagtgatttgtccacctcagcctcccaaagtgctgggattacagtcatgagccagcGCCCCCAGGCCTGGATGATAATTTCTGTGGACAGTCTGTGTCACCCCATCTCATGAGTGACCCCTACTGGACTGGAGTACCTGACCTTAGTTCCTGGGCTTTAACTTAGGGCCTCTGCTTGATGTTGCAGAACCCACCCAGAACCCCCCTGCTTGCTGGGCTCCATTGTCATTGTCACTCAGCTCCCACTTGCTTCCCCATCAGCGCAAAGAACTGGCTTGCCTTGCCCGTCTTTACCTCCTGCAGCTGGAGCAGAATGCTGGGGCCAGCGCCTTCCTGAAGAAGCAGAGAGTTAGTGTTAGAGTTGGGAGGTTGTCCAGCAGACggggaggccagcctgggcaatgacaATCTCAGGAGTGACAGTTGGTGGTCAGCACACACTCTCTGTGCACTGGCACTGGGCACTTCTGCATATTTTACACAGTACTGCACATCCttgtaataatagctaacatttcaCCTACTATGTTCTGAGCACGTAATCTAGTAACTAATTTAAACCTCACCAAAACACCATGAAAACAGTACCCCAAGTACTGTTACTGTcatcattttacacatgaaaatgCCGAGACACAGGTTAAAGAATTgtccggctgggcgcagtgactcacacctgtaatcccagcactctgggaggctgagacgggtgggtcgcttgaggtcaggagttcgagaccagcctggccaacagggtgaaaccctgtctctaataaaaatacaaaaattagccgggcatggtggtaggcacctgtaatcccagctactcaggaggctgaggcaggagaattgcttgaacctgggaggcagaggctgcagtgagccaagatcctgcccctgcactccagcctaggtgacagagcaagactccatctcaaaaagaaagaattgtccaaggtcacccagctgggaAGTGAGAGGTGGAACCAGAAGTTGAACTCAGGCTCAAAGCCTGGTCTGAAACAATGCAGTCGTAatcttgtttaatcttcacaaccaccATAACTAGTAGGAACTATGATTGCCCCCAGcccctgcattttacagatggagaaaccgaGATGTAAGAAGGTTAAGtgccttgtccaaggtcacacagaaagAGGCCGAGCCAAGATTCAAAGTCTCACTTCACAGTACTGGTTCTGCTCTATCTTGGAAAGTATCTCCAGCATAGATGAGGAGAGGGCAGCCAGTGAACTTATGGTGGGTCCCCAGGAGGCAAGGCAGGACTGCTTCCCTCCTTATCCCCACTCTAACGCCCACTCACCTTTCTTCCCCAGGCACTTCCCCCATTGCCCCAGATTTCCCTTGCCTTAGAGCCTGGGCCTCCCGGAAGGAAATGGCATGTGGTCTGGGGGTGGAGGCTGTTACCTTGGGCAAAGACATTTTAATCCTTGAGCTGATGGGGCAGGCGTCCTGAACCAAGAATTGTGGATTGACATTCTCATTCTTCCATTAGCTTCTGTGACCTTGGCCAAAGGCTTCTCCCTCTCTGACCTTAACCTGAACTTCTGAACTGGGGCTTGCTCAGTTCTGCTGAAAGGGAGAGTTGCCTCCTAGTTGAGAGAGTGACAGTGGGTTACATTCATTAGACTGTCTTCATATGTCTGTATCCCCAGTTCCTGGCACTGAGCCTGGCACACATAGGATCCTAGCACACGTGGGACACAGAATGCTGAATGAGGAGTCCTTTCTCTGAGAGTCTGGGAATAGGGAAGAGGCTGGAGTCCCCTTTTCCAGGAAAGCTAAAGATAGACAAACAGAGCCCTAGAGTAATGCAAGCTGCCTGCCAGGACGCTGGGAGCTGGGCTTGCATCAGAGGCTCTTTCTTCCATCCCCAATTTCCCTAGGGGTAGCGCTGGAGCTCCTGGAACCAGCAGGGACCCGGCTAGGGACAATATAAACCCTCTTGCCTCTCACAACTTGTGTTGTCGTACCTTTCAGGATCAGGAACGGATTGTTGTCTAAGCCTTGGACTAATTCACTCACTTCCCATCTACTTCCCTCACATCCCACCATGACATCAGTGGCTGGGGCAGCTATCTTGAGCTGGagttgcccagcctggccaatagctGGAAAAGTCTCTTTGGAGATTTGGACCCATTTCTGAAAACCAGTTTGCCTTGGTAAGAGGCAGCCTTTAGGTGCAAGCTGGAGAGAATGGTCACTTATGAATTCCATAGGACTGACCTTTCTCCCCCACTGGGTTTCTGTGCCTGGCGAGGGGCATTCGGAGACATTGGTTCCCATTCACTCTGAAAGGACTCCTACCCCCACCCAGAGCCCTCCATATCCATTTAACCCAAATCCCCAACTCCAGGGATGATTACAGGTTGGGGGAGCCCCGAGAGCAAGGGAGGTAAGTGATGCGATCATGCCCCATTCTtgtcacctcttttttttttttttttttttttttgagacagggtcttgctctgttgcccaggttggagtggagagGCACAagcacgactcactgcagcctcaacttcctgggctccagtgatcctcccacctcagtcttttgagtagctggggccacagacatgcatcaccatgcctagcaaattttgtttatgttttgtagagatgggatctttctgtgttgcccaggctgatcttgaactcctggcctccagcagtcctcctgcctcagcctcccaaagtgctgggattacaggcatgagactcCACAGCCAGCCGTCACTCAAATTATGCTTAGCATCCCACAGTGTAAGTTCTTCCTAACTTCTAACCCAGTCTCTCCTCCCATATTCCAAGCCCTGTATTTTGGGAAGCAGAGGGATGTGATATTAAAGGAGAGTGAAAGGAGAATAAAGATTAGACCCAGCTGCAGGATGAGGTGCTTTTGGGAGGCAGTCCAGCAGTGCTTGTTGAAGTTTTTAATGTTTCCCATAGGGCTGCGTAGATGAGGCCTCATCACCCAGCAAGGCTTCTGTCTCTAGACCAGGTACCCTGATGTTTGGCACTGACTCTATAAAGCATGGCAAAGCTGGAGAAAAGCTTTGGGGGGGTCACTTCCCTCCTCcgttttgcaggtgaggaaactgatgtCCGGAAAGCAGCAGGCATCAGCGGAGACACTCCTAGCCCTGCTGCCTTCTCACTGCACACACTTCCAGATTCAGAAAAACCAGAAAGGAAACCCACCATGCAGGACTGTCCATGCGGTGGCTCTTCCTGTGGCCTCATTTCTAAGCGTTTCCAAGGACCTCACCATAGTCCAGGACCACAAGCCAAGGCTACCCCAGTGTCCTTACCATCCTGGGAATGGGAGGAGCCAGGCCCAGCTTTGTCCTGTCTGCCCccctggaagccttccctgagcGCTGGCCTCTTATTTACCTGTCTTTGTCTCTGGCTTGTTGGTCCCTGTCTCTTGTCTGATTAGGAAACCCCTGAGGTCAGAATCTTTGCCTCCCCAATCAGATTGTCAGGCAGGAGTGGGGGGCAGATGCGGGGTCATTTCTACATGTGAGACCAAATAGTGGTCCTGTTTAAGTTGATCCCCttgaaagaaaattctggaaaagCTCCTCAGATGCACAGATACACAGAATCAGACCTTGGGCAAAGGGTGTAGTTGTGCTTTTGAAGCTGTGCAACCTTGGACAGAATActtgacttctctgtgcctcagtttcctaatctgtgaaGTGGGGTTAGTCATGTATCGATACCTTCCCCATGAGGTTGATGGGAGGATTGAGTTAATATAAAGCATTTCAGACAgtgccagtttcttttttttttttttttttttttgagacggagtctcgctctgtggcccggctggagtgtagtggccggatctccgctcactgcaagctccgcctcccgggtttacgccattctcctgcctcagcctcccaagtagctgggactacaggcgcccgccacctcgcccggctagctttttgtattttttagtagagacggggtttcaccgtgttagccaggatggtctcgatctcctgacctcgtgatccgcccgtctcggcctcccaaagtgctgggattacaggcttgagccaccgcgcccggcccagtgccAGTttcttacacatacacacacacacacacttcggAGGTCTGCCAGGCCAGGGCTCATAGCCTTGAATCTACCCATGGTAGAGAGACAACCTGCCTTGCAGGCTACCTGCTTTCCCAGCAGCCATGCAGGAGATCTTCTGCCTCTCTACTGCCGATTATCCCCTGCCCTGGTCAGAGCCTTTCCCCAAAGGTACCTCCAAGGCCACAGTTATCCAGGTCTCTGCTTTGGTGCTGAGTTCCACTTCACCATCACCTGCCACAGTGCACACGGACAGCTCCATCAGGAGAAGCAGGGCGAGGCAGGCAGCATGGTGAGCCTGCACTGTCCCGGAACCCTCTGGGAGTCCCTCTCAGCCTGAAGACGCCTCTTGCAGGCTTTGGTTCGCTCTTTGGCTCCTTGAGTGTAGATAGGGGAAACTTACCCTGTTTTCTGGTCCTTCCAGCTGTTCCTGCTTCTTTCTTTCAGCTTAACTGACCCCTAGGCCAGTTTCTGtgactcccctccctccctggctgGACAGGCCAATGATATTAAGGAGCTGCTCAGGAGGAGGGATCAGACCTCTTCACTGCCACCCCCTAACATTTGATTCTAGGGCTTAACACTCTGATGCAACACCTGCCTCACCTATGGCTGTTTCCCTGGTGGCAGGTGCACAGTGGGGCAGTGTGTGGGACCTGGAGCTTGCAGCTTCCAGGCTGGAAACCCTGAGGGGACCTTCTCATCTTAGAAATAAGGGAGGGGGCCATATGCCTTCTCTCTTCCTAGTGCTCTGCTCCCCTGTACAGAGAAGCCTCTCCCTGGAAATTAGCAGTGTCCCCTTTCTGTCTCTTCCTGTCTTTGAGCCCCCTCCTCTCCAGCATTCTCCTCCATCAATAGTCCCTGTGTGTGCATAAGAACACATGTCTTGCTCTAAGAGAAATAACACAGTGCTTAAAGAAATGAGGATCCTCACAAGTGGGAATTGGGATTTGCCAGAAAAATGGCCACAGGTTTCAAGCGTCATTGACTCTAAATGATCTTTCCCCTGTTGTCAAAGTGATCTCTCTAAATCCCTAAACTGACTTGTCTCTCCTGCTCACAACCTTCCAGTGTCTCCCCACTGCCCTCGAGTGAATTCAAGCTCCCTAGCATGGAGTTCATGGTCCTTCATTTAGTTCTTCCCTCTCGCCTATCCACCCagatccattcatccatctatccactcatCGGTCTAGAACAAGGGCTCTCTGGCCACAGAGGCCTGGATTCcaaatagctgtgtgaccttaggcacaTTACTTAACTCTTCTCGAGAAtccttgtctgtaaaacaggATTAATAATGGCACTTGTTTCCAAAgtttgaggatgaaatgagagaatGCCCTGGagcacttagcacaatgtgtGATGGTCAATATTTACCACctgctgaccttttttttttttttccacactacaatagttaattttatttgttcaagAGCTCATACTgcaagcattaaaccaagcatagGCTTTGATTCTGTGAGCccaaattcacatattgaagAAGATCAAAGCAAACTGCGATCCATGTACACGGATGAAAACTAAAGGCTCAGAGTTAATAacattgtagtttttaaatttctacagCCTAGAGCCCAGTAGTCACAGGTCTTTTAGGTCCTTCTGGATGTCCCACAGGGTATCTGCACTTTTCTTGAGCTGAGCAACTTCATCATCCTTTAGCTTCTGGTTGATAACGCTGGTTAATCCTCAGGCATTGAGGATACATGGAAGGCTCAGGAAGACTTCATTCTCGATGCCATACATCCCCTTTACCATTGTTGACACGGGATGAATCCTGGATAGATTTTTCAACATGGATTCAATAAGATCAGCCACACTTAATCCAGTAGCCCAGTTGGTATATCCTTTTAGCTTGATGACTTCATAGGCACTTTCAACCATCTTATGCACTTCCTTCCAATTTTCACTATCATTGTCAGTTCCCATTTCTGGATTCAATTCCT
It includes:
- the TAC4 gene encoding tachykinin-4, producing MDRMQAHHAACLALLLLMELSVCTVAGDGEVELSTKAETWITVALEEGAGPSILLQLQEVKTGKASQFFALMGKQVGAEPLIQPRRKKAYQVEHTFQGLLGKRSLSTEGREDEAQGSE